One window from the genome of Melospiza georgiana isolate bMelGeo1 chromosome 13, bMelGeo1.pri, whole genome shotgun sequence encodes:
- the IDH3A gene encoding isocitrate dehydrogenase [NAD] subunit alpha, mitochondrial produces the protein MAAAAWMPTVSRLLGAFKSQKKVTRSFGNAVQTVTLIPGDGIGPEISAAVMKIFDAAKAPIQWEERNVTAIQGPGGKWMIPPEAKESMDKNKMGLKGPLKTPIAAGHPSMNLLLRKTFDLYANVRPCVSIEGYKTPYTDVNIVTIRENTEGEYSGIEHVIVDGVVQSIKLITEEASKRIAEFAFEYARNNQRSHVTAVHKANIMRMSDGLFLRKCREAAENCKDIKFNEMYLDTVCLNMVQDPSQFDVLVMPNLYGDILSDLCAGLIGGLGVTPSGNIGANGVAIFESVHGTAPDIAGKDMANPTALLLSAVMMLRHMGMHKHASKIESACFDTIKDGKVLTKDLGGNAKCSEFTDEICRRVQDKD, from the exons ATGGCCGCGGCCGCGTGGATGCCCACG GTTTCTCGATTGCTAGGTGCtttcaaaagccaaaaaaaggtGACCAGAAGTTTTGGTAATGCT GTACAAACAGTAACTTTAATCCCAGGAGATGGCATAGGACCCGagatttctgctgctgtcatGAAGATCTTTGATGCTGCCAAA GCACCTATTCAGTGGGAAGAGAGGAATGTTACGGCTATCCAAGGACCAGGAGGAAAGTGGATGATACCCCCAGAAGCCAAAGAATCCATGGATAAAAACAAAATGGGATTAAAAG GGCCTCTGAAGACCCCAATCGCTGCAGGGCACCCATCCATGAATCTGCTGCTGCGTAAAACCTTCGACCTCTACGCCAACGTGCGTCCGTGCGTGTCCATCGAGGGCTACAAGACGCCCTACACGGACGTGAACATCGTCACCATCCGCGAGAACACCGAGGGCGAGTACAGCGGCATCGAGCACGTG ATTGTTGATGGGGTTGTGCAGAGCATCAAGCTGATCACAGAGGAAGCCAGCAAGCGCATTGCAGAGTTTGCTTTTGAGTATGCCAGAAACAATCAGAGAAGCCACGTGACTGCTGTGCACAAGGCAAATATCAT GAGAATGTCTGATGGGCTTTTCTTGAGAAAatgcagggaggcagcagaaaACTGTAAAGATATTAAATTTAATGAAATGTATCTGGATACTGTATGTCTGAAT ATGGTTCAAGATCCATCTCAATTTGATGTGCTTGTTATGCCAAACTTGTACGGTGACATCCTCAG tgactTGTGTGCTGGACTCATTGGGGGTCTTGGAGTAACACCCAGCGGAAACATTGGTGCCAACGGCGTGGCCATTTTTGAATCC GTCCATGGAACGGCACCAGACATTGCAGGAAAAGACATGGCAAATCCAACTGCCCTCCTTCTGAGTGCTGTGATGATGCTGCGCCACATGGGAATGCACAAACATGCCTCCAAGATTGAGTCAGCTTGCTTCGATACAATTAAAGATGGAAAG gtCTTGACAAAAGACTTGGGAGGCAATGCCAAGTGCTCGGAATTCACAGATGAGATCTGCCGCCGAGTACAGGACAAAGACTaa